The following proteins are co-located in the Alkalidesulfovibrio alkalitolerans DSM 16529 genome:
- the selA gene encoding L-seryl-tRNA(Sec) selenium transferase, which produces MSALFRHLPSMDRLLRHLADDPELSALPRALVRDLADAFLDLLREEIRAGAVRDESDLSMERLLPRLLAFVRRGARPHFRRVLNATGVVIHTNLGRSCLAEAATRAVTDACRNYSNLEFDLSTGARGSRYAHVEKLICRITGAEAALVVNNNAAAVLIVLDTLAKGREVVVSRGQLVEIGGSFRIPDVMRRSGAELVEVGATNRTHLRDYEQAITENTGMLLKVHCSNFRIIGFTKEVPLEDLVSLGRARGIPVVEDLGSGSFFDFRQAAGLSLEEPTVQRTVASGADIVTFSGDKVLGGPQAGIIVGRAEWIDKIKKNPLNRALRIDKMTLAALEATLRLYLDPERARAEIPTLAMITAAPNELRAKARALAARLRTALAGLAGVRVAPGVSRVGGGSFPEFDLPTSLVELTPAAPVRAENLRQALLATDPPLVGRVERGALMLDPRTLRRDEFPLVAEALAQGFAAATPNPDNP; this is translated from the coding sequence GTGTCCGCGCTCTTCCGACACCTGCCGTCCATGGACCGCCTTTTGCGCCACCTCGCGGACGATCCCGAGTTGTCCGCCCTGCCGCGCGCCCTGGTGCGCGACTTGGCCGACGCCTTTCTCGACCTCTTGCGCGAGGAGATCAGGGCCGGGGCGGTGCGCGACGAATCCGACCTGTCTATGGAGCGCCTTTTGCCGCGTCTGCTCGCCTTCGTGCGCAGGGGGGCGAGGCCGCATTTTCGCCGCGTGCTGAACGCCACGGGCGTGGTCATCCACACCAACCTCGGCCGCTCCTGCCTGGCCGAGGCCGCGACGCGGGCCGTGACGGACGCCTGCCGCAACTACTCGAACCTGGAGTTCGACCTTTCCACGGGCGCGCGCGGCAGCCGCTACGCGCACGTGGAGAAGCTCATCTGCCGCATCACCGGGGCCGAGGCCGCCCTGGTGGTCAACAACAACGCCGCGGCCGTGCTCATCGTCCTGGACACCCTGGCCAAGGGCCGCGAGGTCGTGGTCTCGCGCGGGCAGCTCGTGGAGATCGGCGGCTCCTTCCGCATCCCGGACGTGATGCGCCGCTCCGGGGCCGAACTGGTCGAGGTGGGAGCCACCAACCGCACCCACCTGCGCGATTACGAGCAGGCCATCACCGAGAACACGGGCATGCTGCTCAAGGTGCATTGCTCGAATTTCCGCATCATCGGCTTCACCAAGGAGGTTCCGCTGGAGGACCTCGTGTCGCTCGGCCGCGCGCGCGGCATCCCCGTGGTCGAGGACCTGGGCAGCGGCAGCTTCTTCGATTTCCGCCAGGCCGCGGGCCTGTCCCTGGAGGAGCCCACGGTGCAGCGGACCGTGGCCTCGGGCGCGGACATCGTGACGTTTTCGGGCGACAAGGTTCTGGGCGGGCCGCAGGCCGGAATCATCGTGGGCCGGGCGGAATGGATCGACAAGATCAAGAAGAACCCACTCAACCGTGCCCTGCGCATCGACAAGATGACCCTGGCCGCGCTGGAGGCCACGCTGCGCCTTTACCTCGATCCCGAGCGCGCCCGGGCCGAGATACCGACCCTGGCCATGATCACGGCCGCGCCAAACGAACTGCGCGCCAAGGCCCGCGCCCTGGCCGCGCGGCTGCGCACGGCGCTTGCCGGGCTGGCCGGGGTGCGCGTCGCGCCGGGCGTCTCGCGCGTGGGCGGCGGCTCGTTCCCCGAGTTCGACCTGCCCACGAGCCTGGTGGAGCTGACCCCGGCCGCGCCCGTGCGCGCGGAGAACCTGCGTCAGGCGCTCCTGGCCACGGACCCGCCGCTCGTGGGTCGCGTGGAGCGCGGCGCGCTCATGCTCGATCCCAGAACCCTTCGCCGCGACGAATTTCCCCTGGTCGCCGAAGCCCTTGCCCAGGGCTTCGCCGCCGCGACCCCTAATCCGGACAATCCCTAA